Proteins encoded together in one Impatiens glandulifera chromosome 1, dImpGla2.1, whole genome shotgun sequence window:
- the LOC124919711 gene encoding uncharacterized protein LOC124919711, producing the protein MDLSEEWKSVWPISSVFSAPLLLNNDSGGGGHPLGPLIFNPNMDTRSLLLSSSFLSSFVPPSFPQLSLSRFLSTTPSPNNPSSLLPSIASSIACEFGPHQSVSPEISTLGYNCLQFLRCPLSSSLLVLFPTGENSDQVGFVLLSVKEGKLSVQCNGNDGIFKSKNKFNHRILRLLVNSSNGFPCSSGKSSIHPLGYVMACTMYSVHWFTASIMGIGSNEERPFLHFVGSKLFKSNSVAHACWNPHLPHESVVLLSHGRLFLFDLESYAGKESLDGVILGKKLHVPWDDEFNNMRHGRWLSCEFSWHPRILIVVHSSAIFLVDLRSDSCKKICLLKIQSLAMTMGVMNDRFTTFCKVSSDGFYFVVATNRLLLLCDIRKPMMPLLQWAHDLPTPSYISVYPLSEMRSHSKDQYKWASDSGYCIILGSFWNCQFSVFCYGPPPKGTVSSKISKFSKQFYAWGLPSQLPCPVGECHCGSCLVRDEFEKDALPEWVDWRQKKEIVIGFGILDKDLHNQLHAPEMQDSFTLIRLMSSGKLESLRYQASWEFMGSSEKIHKDSVIGCKDSLMYSSNDGEYRFPKKFKYLKLDYLASYISGDLDSIALRKTMKSNKRHYKKGSSSEYFNEYICEKVKQCGLDKNVFKEIPLPMSIYEVASRIIWSSLPTNILQQAFSCYSEVIEVLLDNKEVSLEFLDVPEQPQLPPFFFRAPSCRSNKWSGTTKPGSSLVGPILPLPVLLSLSKLEDKGENFDNTAMELTRRCNDVLKVAKEIVTGSSSLSQNDDAVSLADAMDEVPSETKKKEGSLVLLVPSAFSHTQSDIDVEEERFTMFALEKRVKGISRNDCTDTVGSDLFDDMCPTELKFIDDSFANRNFGPKEMKAYRLLKKQHNRFLGSFDMYQEFSKSKTS; encoded by the coding sequence ATGGATTTATCAGAGGAATGGAAGAGTGTGTGGCCTATCTCATCTGTCTTCTCTGCTCCTCTTCTTCTAAATAATGATAGCGGAGGCGGAGGCCACCCTTTAGGACCtctcatattcaacccaaatatGGACACTCGATCTCTTCTCTTGTCATCctcatttctttcttctttcgtGCCTCCCTCTTTTCCTCAACTATCCCTCTCTAGATTCCTCAGCACCACTCCCTCTCCCAATAACCCATCTTCACTTCTCCCTTCCATTGCATCGTCCATTGCTTGTGAATTTGGCCCTCACCAATCCGTCTCTCCTGAAATTTCCACCTTAGGCTATAACTGCCTACAGTTTCTCCGTTGCCCTTTATCCAGTTCTCTTCTAGTCTTGTTTCCCACGGGGGAGAACTCTGATCAGGTTGGCTTTGTTCTATTGTCAGTGAAGGAGGGAAAACTGAGTGTCCAATGCAATGGTAATGATGGGATCttcaaatcaaaaaataaattcaatcatCGGATTCTCAGATTATTGGTTAACTCGAGTAATGGGTTTCCTTGCAGTTCTGGTAAATCATCAATTCATCCTCTTGGTTACGTAATGGCTTGTACAATGTATTCTGTTCATTGGTTTACTGCTAGTATTATGGGTATTGGTTCAAATGAAGAGAGACCTTTTCTACATTTTGTGGGTAGTAAGTTGTTTAAGAGTAATTCTGTAGCCCATGCTTGTTGGAATCCACATTTGCCTCATGAGAGCGTGGTGCTTCTTAGTCATGGAAGGTTGTTTCTATTTGATTTGGAATCTTATGCTGGAAAAGAAAGCTTAGACGGGGTAATTCTTGGGAAAAAACTGCATGTTCCATGGGACGACGAGTTCAACAATATGCGGCATGGTAGATGGTTGAGTTGTGAATTTAGTTGGCATCCTAGAATCTTGATTGTTGTTCATTCTTCTGCCATATTTCTTGTTGATTTGAGATCTGATAGTTGCAAGAAGATTTGTTTGCTGAAGATTCAGTCTTTGGCAATGACAATGGGTGTTATGAATGATAGGTTCACAACCTTTTGTAAAGTTAGCTCTGATGGCTTCTATTTTGTTGTGGCAACTAATCGTTTACTACTTCTTTGTGATATTCGGAAGCCAATGATGCCATTGCTACAATGGGCTCATGATCTTCCCACACCATCCTATATTTCTGTTTACCCATTGTCTGAGATGAGGTCTCACTCCAAAGATCAATATAAGTGGGCTTCTGATTCGGGGTATTGCATTATATTGGGGTCATTTTGGAACTGCCAGTTTAGTGTCTTTTGCTATGGACCACCTCCTAAAGGAACAGTCTCCTCAAAAATTTCTAAATTCAGCAAACAGTTTTATGCTTGGGGACTCCCTTCACAACTCCCGTGTCCTGTTGGTGAATGTCATTGTGGAAGTTGTCTTGTTCGAGATGAGTTTGAGAAAGACGCTCTTCCAGAATGGGTTGATTGGcgacaaaagaaagaaatagttATAGGGTTTGGCATTCTCGATAAGGACCTTCATAATCAATTGCATGCACCAGAAATGCAAGACAGCTTTACACTAATTCGGCTGATGTCATCTGGGAAGCTTGAATCACTAAGGTATCAAGCTTCGTGGGAATTCATGGGATCATCGGAGAAGATCCATAAAGACTCAGTTATAGGATGTAAGGATTCACTTATGTACTCTTCAAATGATGGGGAATATAGATTTCCCAAGAAATTTAAGTACCTAAAACTTGACTACCTTGCAAGTTACATTAGTGGTGATCTTGATAGCATTGCATTGAGGAAAACTATGAAGTCTAATAAAAGGCATTATAAGAAAGGCTCCTCTAGTGAATATTTcaatgaatatatatgtgagaaggTCAAACAATGTGGTTTAGATAAAAATGTGTTCAAAGAAATTCCACTTCCAATGAGCATTTATGAGGTTGCTTCGAGGATTATCTGGTCAAGTTTACCCACAAATATCCTACAACAGGCATTTTCTTGCTATTCTGAAGTAATTGAGGTTCTATTGGATAATAAAGAAGTGTCGCTGGAATTCTTGGATGTTCCAGAACAACCACAATTACCTCCATTTTTCTTTCGAGCACCTTCCTGTCGAAGCAACAAATGGTCAGGAACCACGAAGCCTGGTAGTTCTTTAGTCGGTCCCATTCTCCCTCTTCCAGTTCTACTTAGTTTATCCAAGTTGGAAGATAAAGGGGAAAACTTTGATAACACTGCAATGGAACTTACTCGGAGGTGTAATGATGTTCTAAAAGTGGCCAAGGAAATCGTAACAGGCTCTAGTTCTTTATCTCAAAACGATGATGCAGTTTCTCTTGCAGATGCCATGGATGAAGTTCCTTCTGAAACCAAGAAAAAGGAAGGTTCCCTTGTGTTGCTCGTGCCATCTGCATTTTCTCATACGCAATCTGACATTGATGTTGAAGAAGAGAGATTCACTATGTTTGCTTTGGAAAAACGTGTGAAAGGTATCTCCAGGAATGATTGTACTGATACAGTTGGGTCAGACTTATTCGATGATATGTGCCCTACAGAATTGAAGTTTATTGATGATAGCTTTGCTAATAGAAACTTTGGGCCAAAAGAAATGAAAGCATATAGATTATTGAAGAAACAACACAACAGATTTTTGGGAAGTTTTGACATGTATCAAGAGTTCTCTAAGAGTAAAACTTCCTAA
- the LOC124925055 gene encoding nudix hydrolase 18, mitochondrial-like has protein sequence MISASRTGRQLQRYIDGCRQVVGCIPYRFRKLGKSNTNSNSIEDIEVLLVSSQKGKAWLFPKGGWENDESIEIAARRETLEEAGVVGDVKSELGRWRYKSKSQEKYHEGYMFSLLVKEQLDVWPEKNARRRVWMTVNEAREKCPHSWMIEALDVFESQIGYLGRQQQDEQNSNDPAPAPAPAPATVSSEIEDGKSCGLEFLKMKKKKKGGEGEMMMICCNLPVVIRRRHST, from the exons ATGATTTCGGCTTCCCGAACCGGTAGACAACTTCAACGTTACATCGACGGCTGTCGTCAAGTTGTCGG ATGTATCCCATACAGATTCAGGAAATTAGGAAAAtcaaatacaaattcaaattcaattgaAGATATTGAAGTTCTTCTTGTGAGTTCTCAAAAGGGTAAAGCATGGTTATTCCCAAAAGGTGGATGGGAAAACGATGAAAGCATAGAAATAGCGGCTAGAAGAGAGACTTTAGAGGAAGCAGGAGTAGTTGGAGATGTGAAGAGTGAATTGGGTAGATGGAGATACAAGAGTAAAAGTCAAGAGAAATATCATGAGGGTTATATGTTTTCTTTGTTAGTTAAGGAACAATTAGATGTTTGGCCGGAAAAGAATGCCCGGAGAAGAGTTTGGATGACTGTTAATGAAGCAAGGGAAAAATGTCCACATTCTTGGATGATTGAAGCTTTGGATGTTTTTGAAAGTCAGATTGGTTATTTAGGCCGACAACaacaagatgaacaaaataGTAATGAtccggcgccggcgccggcaCCGGCACCGGCAACGGTGTCGTCGGAGATTGAGGATGGAAAGAGTTGTGGGTTGGAATtcttgaagatgaagaagaagaagaaaggaggGGAGGgagagatgatgatgatttgtTGTAACTTGCCGGTGGTGATACGACGTCGTCATAGTACTTAA